The sequence tTAGATGACGCTGTAgagtttttcacgcagattaagaaacatCAAAGAGAGTAATGTTTTTCCAAATCTGCTCATATTAATATCATCCTAAAATTTTAAACCtcctaattttttgtttttggattctaGTATAAATTATGAATCCCCATGTAATTTCACTTGGGATGACCAAATATCCTAAGATTATAGAGAATAGATTTAAAAtcttaaattaaattaattatctcTCGCTGATAACAAGGACAATGAATGTTATGTTGTGATCCCAAAGCAGGGGTAAATCAGTGAGAATTTAGAGGAAATAGTTAAACTCTCGTCTATTTTGGAACAtacaaaaaaccctaaaacatcatctaaaatggaacggaagGAGTATGTAAAAACCGTCCCTCATAGAAAGGTGGGTCCCGTGAATCAGGAGATTAGCAGGGGCCACTTTAAGGCCTCACCTTTGGGAGAATGTAAGAGCGGcggttttcttttaattttttttggcggTCCGTTTATACTTTCTGTTGATAATATCATTTGATTCTAcatttctatcaaacaaaaattataaaatgatTCTACCTAATCATCTAAAAGTAATCCGAACCCATCTAATTATGGCCAGCCCTTATAACCTAGTATGTGTGTAGATAACTCAAAACATTTGCAATGACCAAACAGGGTTGATGTAAAAGAGTACGACTGTAGGGAAAGCAAAGCTCAACATCTACTCCTAAATTGGGAAACTTTGAAATGCTCTAAAACTGAAGAAAGTTTGTTGTTTGGGATTTGAAAAGGAAGAACTCTAACTGCTGTAATTTCGATTCCATTTGAAAACTATGTCATATTCTACTGTAAGCGGATCTATGATTAGTTTCTTTTTAATGTAACGTAGTTTCTTATTcacagagaaagaaagaaaagaaaaggaagagcAATGTGATTATCATGGGGCCATTCCTACCCCAGCTTTGAAGCTACTACGTATCGATTTTTTGAATTTGTTTGCTTATAAATGGCTATTTATAAGTGTATGCAGTCATTTAAGTGGAAATATTAAGGATTTGAATTCGAAATTTGTCAAAACGTATTTTATTAATCAGCAAAGAAAAAAAGAgccagtttcttttttctttatcaaATCGTTGACCAAATTACGTGCATTTCTTGGTAGATACTCTAATCACTTTTAAATCAGTTATTTTGAAATGATCGAATACGTCATGTCGCAAATAGCCATcaactgttttttttctttttaaaaaataaataaatcattatTTCACTCATATGACCACCAATTACAAGTCCTAAATCCTAATTAAACTCTGAAATCTATTAACTTTAGAGATTGTTGATGTCAGGTGGATAACCCATTAAATCTTGCTTATGATATACTAATTTGTTAGCTTATGTCATAAACTTTGATTCTAGTGTGAAATAAGAAATTCTAAAGTGAATTGATTACACCTCACATGACCTAATTCTTCACTGTTCAAACCTGCTCCCAACCCCAAACATCATGCCAGACAACACACAAACACTTTTCCCATTCTCTACTAATCAAAGTAATTAACAGCTCCAAGATTAACTCTGTACCAAATCCAAACTCTCATTAGTCTCATATAAATCTTTACAGAAATCTCtatattctgacaatataaaccaGATCCTAATTAATGAACATACTATTATAATCCTCTGTATGTGTATTTCTGTaatcaaaaatccaaaaatgAAATGATTTAATAACAATCCAGATTTAGATCAACCTGAAACTTAATTATAGTTTCATCATATGCCATGATTTGTGATATGGTGCATCGTGCTCGGACATTGCGCTGCATTTCCGTTTTTGTTTGGATATCCtaatcatttttgagtgaatgtaTCGATTTCGTATGCAATTAAATCTCATTTTTCAATCCAGCTCTAAATCTAGCAATGAAACTGTCAGCTTTGTAATCAACATCAGGACTTGGACAGAATGGCGATGAAGGAATTGATGATTCTCCGTCAGTAGCATTATCCATAATCCTTGGTGTACTAATCGGTGTATCCATTGGTGATTCTTGAGCTGATGGTGCTTCATCTAACGATTCAGTTGACCCGTTACCAGAAGTCCGGCTTCGGATTCTGACGAAGTCGCCGCGAACAACGAACTTCATTGCTGACATTTTgaatggcggtggtggtggaggtggcggCATTGGAATTAATGGGGATTGGTTGCCACTGTTGGGATATAATTCATCACTTGGGAAATAAGCATTTGAACTTCTGGATGTTGGCAACGGTGGTTTACCCGCTGTGGAGGGTTTTTTGCGCCGAGATGATTCTCGTTTTGGCGGTGACTGGACTGGCTGCGGGGTGATTTCTGGCGTTGGTGGAGATGGGTCTTGATTTTGAACTCTTCTTTTGGAGGAACGAGATGGTTTTGCTGGAGGTGGTGGAGGTGCAGGTGGTGGGACAGAGTCGGAATGGATTTTCTTTGTTTTGCTGCTCTTTTTGAATAGTTGATGAAAAACTGATGAAGGAGGTGGGGGAGGTGGTGGCGGAGGTGGCGGAGATGGTGGTGGACCCACATAAGATTGAGATGCTGGTTcttcaaacatttgatggaacaTATCGTCAAAACTTTCTTTACTCTTCTGtttgttctttttcttgttctttctttGATTGTATAGTGAAGTAAAAGTGTTCTTTATCTCTTTTGCTGCACTAGTACTTCTTTTTCTTTCACTTTTAGCACTCTTCTGCTCTGATTTCGACGGTTCcgctggttgtggtggtggtggtggaggtggagatggtggtggaaTTAAAGGTTGTGTTTGAACCTTTTCAGTTtccaaatctttcttttcttcaacCGGTTTCTCTCTACGTTCGATAGACCGAAATGCTCGTCTCTCTGCTCGTTCTTTTCTTCTAGTCTCCGCCGCCGTGGATGGTCGTGGCGGTTGCGGTGGTTTCTCAGGCGATAGTGGTGTTTTTTCTGGCGATCGTTGTGGTGGTGGTTTTTCTGTTGGTTCTGCTACTGGTGGTGGTTCCGGTAATGAGACTTCTTGTTGACGAACCACAAATGTATCCACAGGTATAGTTTTTATATCTCTGAAGTATTTAGTATCGTCAGATTCCGGCACTCTTGCCGGAACAGAAGCTGAATTGTGGTGAAGAAGATAATTTGATTCACCATATCGATACTCAGTTGGCTCCGGAGCGGGAATTGGATCTGATGGGTGACGTCGATGAAGATAATTTAGCTCACCTCCATACTGATATCCATCTATATTGATATCGTCGTAAAATCTTCGGCTCTCCGGTTCCGGATTCCACAATGATTCTTGCCGGAGATCAGGATATGAACTACTATTCCTCCTCATTCCTCCCGTGACATTACTAGAAGCAGATGATAAATTACTCAGATTATCCATTGAACTGTACATCATCGGATTTACATTAGAGTATCCAATCCACGGTTGATCCGCCTCCATAGGCCGATACCGGAGATGATTTTGGTGGTGTAGTTGTTGAATTGGCTCATCCTCCTCCGCCAATACCCGCTCCGACGACAAACTCGAAAACCCATTGCCAGAAGCGGATGCCGGGATATCATCGGCAGTTCTTCTACTGAGAAACCCACAAATTATAGCAAAGAACACCAAAACAATATTCAGACTATCCCAATTTTTCTTCACCAAATGGGGCTTTACGTATTGAGAAGTGAATGAAAGAAATGATGGAACTACGATGAAGATTAGAAACAGTGCTATAATTGTCAAAATTATGATTAAAAACCCCGAATTCGTAAGGAAATTCGACGCCGACGAAGATCGCCGCCGGttacggttgttgaaatttgaagtTGAGATGTTATTTAGCCAGAATGGTGGCATATCTCcaccttcttctccttccatggTCTTTTTTCTTTGTTGAGCTATTGCTTTTGATGAATTTCGCTTTATTTCCGAGACAAATTTTGCAGCTAGTTTTTTGTTCATTTGAAAAAATGGGGTGGAGTAAATGTGATATTTTGTACCGGTTATGAGAGTATTTATATAAAGTACTCGCTTGACATAAatgattattttatttattataataGTGTTAAAGAAAAGATAAATTATTTATCTAATCATGTATTATTATTCGTATAGGCGCGTTGTGTGTATTCTTGTTATTCGGATAAAGGAATCATATACCATTGTAATTAAATCACATGATATGTAAttcttcataataataaagtttaGTTTTTCTCAATAAATGAACTTATTTTTCTTAAtatgtgtttttttctttcactaagttgaattttaaaaattgaaattcaaaCCAATAAATGATGATAATATAAAAATGTAAATTTATAATGTGAATAGAGTTTATACTAAAAAAAATTGCACTATAAAACTAAATAATTTTACACAAAAATTAGTACCGAAATTGCGAGATACTATTATAATGTAAATGTAAAAGACGGATACGGATGGATAAAACTGTGTAGACAAAACGGATATGTACGGTATTTTCCTGATCAAAAGCCTAAATAAGGTATCTAAGAAAAGTGGTGAATTGGTGGGTTGTTTTTGCAAAAAGTTGGTTAAAGTGGTGGTGCAAGTGAAGTGTTGTATTGAATGATGAGCTAGTGACAGGTTTATGGTCTCACTGATATCCACTGTGATAGGTGTGAAAGTTAGCTAGCAACAACAGTCACCGGTCCTACAACCCATGGATTAATTATGGCCAGGAGGAGGTTGTGTGGTGAAATCTACGGGCTATGGATGGGATCGTCGACTATGACAAGCTACAAGTATATTACAATGTGCTTTTCTATTTCAAGGGTAACAACATATGTTTTCTCCCGGCTTACCTGCCTCGTCCGGAATTGATTGAAATCATCTGACTCATCTGGATATgattcaatatgtttgttttttgagtcagaactaactcatctgactcaaaaatatgaatCAGTGGTTTGTCCCATCAGTCAGGGGTATTTTATTACCTGACTCAAACGGGTCCGAGTCAGAAATTAGGTCTGATTCAGATCGCGAGTCGAATCTGACTCAGAATAAAAAAACAAACGATTTGACATTTGACTTGGATCGAGTCAGATCCAGACCCCGAGTCAGCAGAAAACAAACATGTTATAAGTAAAGTTTCTAAGAGATCACCAGAATTTTGATTTAAATTACCTTCCTTATTAActtggaaaaccaaaattatttttattttatttttatctgtaaattaaGATATAAAGGTATTTCTAACAAGTCGTACACAAATTTTGTGCAGTTTTACAAATATATATTTCATTTCTTGTAATTTAGAAACCAGAATATCACTAGCGATGTTTCGTTATTTGTGCAAACCATCGTCTTTGTAGCTCCTGTTCAGCACCGGGAGGAAAAATTGCGTACGAGAACTACCTGAGCGCGAAGTATAAAATGCCAGAAGAGGTGGTGCTCATTTCTTTACTACATATGTCTATGAATATGTTAATCActcttaaacagaaaaataaaacaaactatTCGGATATAACAGAAATAATTTAcggatattttattgttcatgtgggCACTGAAAAATCAGGTCGATTTGCATTACCAACATACACAAACGTGCAATAGCTTGTCATCATTTGAAGTCTTGAAATGTTGTCGATCTAGTAGTTTTACTATTGCAATGTCAAATGCTGCATGTCACAATTCATGTGATCACTGACAGACAATATCTCAGGTACGTAGATATTTCCCGTTACTGCCAAAATCTGCACAGGTGAAAAGCTGTGCCCCCGCTCACACAACCAAAGATTTTGTTTGCTTCcaagaaaacaaataaaacaagatTTAAGGCACGAAACATATGATTTTGCACACTGAATTTCAGGAACATTTTTCTATTGTTTTGAGCCATTACACAAGGAGCAAACTACGGTTACAAGTCACCTAAAACAAGGCGCgtatatgttttaaaaaaaacGGTGCAATACTTTGGCAATACGCATAATATCATTTGTGTCAAGTTTTATACACACAGCTTGATTAATACAGCTAGAGAAAACCCATTAGAGAAAGTAATCAACATGAGAAAAAGTGTGTTTTGTTACAACCAAAAGCGACCTTAAGTGAAAATGACCCATCCACAGCTGAATGATAATGACCCATTTGTGGCAAGCTGTATCAGCTAATACTCACATCAATATGAGTTTATGTATCATATTAATATCTCAGTTTATTACTCCAACACAGAACAAAGATAAATAGGAGGAAAAGAAATCAATTACCTCAACTTGTCAATTAGTTTTAATGATCTGTCATCCACTACTGTtttatattttggaaaatatgaaCTCCGCGAAATCTCACACACAATAAATCAACGTTGGATGGGAGGGACTACTATCAAATCTGTGAGAATTGGTTTTGGTGGAGTCTAGTTTTATCAGTCATGATTCTTTATTTTCGTAATACTATTTAAAGTTGTTTCTTTACTGCTTGTTTGCTTCCACATACAGTGTTGATTTAATTTTTTCTCTAGTTACCAATTTTTCAGCGCCTATAATAATTCTTGTGGGGTCCGGCATTTCTCAGAGTTTTCTCTTAGTTACCCTATAAGTGTGATACACCATTTTGCAAAGTTTTTCATTTGCTCAAATTTAATGTATGCGATTTTTGAGGTCCTTAAAATGAAGGGTCCGTCAAGAACAATTTCTTTCCCCACCTGTCTAGCATTGTGGAACTCACAATCTGATAGATCTGTTGAGAACCGGTGTATAACTTTTGTTTAGACACATGtaatttgtatcaattttgtgtCGAGAAGTATAAAAATAATTTCCATTATAGAAATTAAAGGAAAATTATTTGTGACACCAAAGGGGTCCTATGAAGAAAAGACACAATGATCACAAAGGAAAAGATGCATATAATCTGTATCAGAAGATACTCGCATCAGTATGGACTTATGTATTCTTAAATTTTGATGTCTAGATCAAATTtaagatgaatatcattgatCAAGACAAACAATATTAGGATGAATCAATGATAAAGAAATGAAAcagaataaataaatatacatACCAAAATTaatatgaaaacatgattaaagCGGTTCGGTCACCGACCTACATCCACTGATCAAACCCCGTAGGGATGATTGTTTATTGATCAACAGTAATACATACTGAGATGAATTTTACACTTGCAATACAATTATTATTTATAGAGTTAACAAACCTAGGAGATTATGGAATACCTCATATTCAGGTTGACTAGGTTTTCCATAAATATAGTGAAAACTAAATGCATAATTATCTTTGACTTTATCTTCATTGCACCTGAACAAACTCACGTTCACTTTATCTTCTCTTCATGTGTACGGTTACCTCGTACGTACGCCCTATAATATTCTAATACGCCCCTTTAAGTTGGACACGAAAAATCTTTGAAGTGTGCAACTTGAACAATCTTTTGAAAATAGTCTTGGAACTTGAACGATGTCTTGTTCTTGAAAATAGTCTTGTAACATAAACTTCGTATTCAACAGTTTTGCttgtgaaattgaaataatagtAATGGTATGGGTTGGAATTGAATGAGCAGTTTAGAGTTTGCTTGTGAAATTGAGATATTAATTGTATGAGCTTCAAATTGAATGAGTTtagtttgaattttggttgagattTAACATGCTTGATGTGATTGAAATCATATACAAAAGGTTTATCTTTgtttatcttgtttatctttttcgAAGTATCATTCAAAACATGAAGTATCTTTAAATTTTTCTTTAAGCAGTTTGGACTTTGGAATCTTTGGATAAGTGGATGTCCCCTAAGTCTGTAAGTACATTTTGTAAatttaaatcaaataaaatttgacttctttatcttttatgATAATTTTCATTCTTTCTGTACACAATCATCATCAGATCGTGTGTTTGGGTTGCAGGGAAGAATACCATATTACCATTGCTCTTTTTTCCAGCCTCGGGAGAAGTAGCACCTGAACCCCTTGGCCTTGTTCTCATTTCTCCTCGTGGAACTTCCCGTTAAGTAAGTGAAACTGCATatgttttttatgtattttcttgcCTCTCGGTCCAAAATTAAGGAACTATCAATAGCCGTCTGCAATTGCATTATAATCACTGTGGCACATTTTATCATGTTTGGATTTTGATGGTAAAGCTCATAGCTGCATCACATTGAGTGTGTTTACACATTAGACTTGTATGATTAAAATGAGAAAAGTATTTTTATGATTGTATCATTACTCATTAGTATGCTTTACGGAGATTTAGgggatttgtttgttttgttagatGCAACTTGCAAGAGAATGTTACTTGTATCGGTTTGTAATAAATGTTAAACTTGTTAAATTTTGAATCTGGCACTTATATTGAATTGGATACTAGCTAATTAAGGGTGCAGAAGCATTTGTATTTGgtgattttcaattttttgggTGACTTGAAAATGCATGTACTATAACATGCATGTGCAGGAAGTGGTTTAACTAACCTGGAGAAGCGCCATTTGTACCTCGGCTGCACCAAAGAGGCTTGCTTAGCCTTAGCCACGCTTGCCCGTATCTCATACATCGGCTGCGTGATTAGGAATTTATACTCCGAGTCGTAACTATAGGCATGTTGCAGGCGGCCATTTGGGTTGAATCATCTCTGCTGTTGCTCTCTTGGATTCTTTGTAATTTTTTGGGTGACTTGAAAATGCATGTGCAGGAAATGGTTATTAATATGGTACAGTCTCGGACAATGAAACTAGGTTTATTTTCATTGTTGGAAACTAGGTTTATTTTCATTGTTGGAAACTTGGAAATATCATCATGATTCATGAACTGTAAGTCTGTAACTAAAGTACTTAAGTACtaaactactaatgactagtatttgtgtttctttaaatgcaaaattagttttgttttgcaattttgagtttttgaattgatataccaaatgaattggatgaatgttagGTACTTAGGTTGTAGGAAAGGAactttagatggcctgaatgtggccggaaatagcccagaaatcggtttctggcgagttgactcaacaaaaactaGTTAACCCGTGAGCATCCGTGAACCCGTGAGCTTTACCCGGGATGGGCGCGGGtgggataaatgaccacccgtgaagaatttcaacccgcgagctcaggcttgtattaacccgtaacccgcgggttggtcacaagccagatccgtcccgcccgtttgccagctatAGTTGCATATATGTGGCTGAAATTCTTACTATATAGACAGATAAAATATTTGCATGATAACATATGGAATTTTTCTGCTTCTAAAGTATGCTTTAGAAATTTTGGTACTTTTAAGTCAGCTCTCTGTTCACTGACATCTTTGGAACTACACCCCTCTTCAACATATGTTATACTCAATGTATTTTCGGGGTATCGTTTCGGCAGTTTGCAATGAGTCTGGGACATAATAGCAAAGGAAAAGGAGGGAACTCTGGTAACAAGAAGCAGAAAAACAGTACATGAAAAGTATATAGTTAAAGacatgattttttttaggttaaaTCTACGGTTAAATCCGCATCTTGTCTGCATCACCCGTTAATCCACGGACgttaaatccgcgggtgattgggctgGACATTATTGAATTTTTCAAATCCGTAGTTTTGACAAATTGGACACGGGTAACCCTAATCAGCATCCGTCTGTACATTGCACATCCCAAATGATGGTGTAAGAAGGTGGTATAGAAAGAAATTGGGCCGAGTTACAACATTGCTAATGGGTATCATATCTATTTTGGTAAAAGCATTTTTTGGGCATTACCCTTTTTTGGTGGGGGCTACTATGTGATAATAATATCACCCAATAATTATAGGAGGTGTCCTAAAGTGTGGACATGACTAACACattcttaacctaatttaatttaaaaccaacctagtaatcacctatatatataaccaccacctcctccaaccacctcccaccaccaccaccaccaacgacCACTTCTATATATATAGATTAATTTTAATCATTagcaaagatattctcacaaacccattacttgttcttcgtttttggttgaaaaaatgagaagtaatcatcaaaatgagttgaaatggaagttgcagagagaagttcggctagaaATTATGTGacaaactttgtcgaactagctgaactcaactttaatggaggttctTTTTTTCAgtgaaaagttcggttacgtcgcaaaaagaaGTCCTAGCCAAACTTTTAGtttggttacgtcgcaaaaaattcGGTTTCGTCACAAAATTTCGGTTTCGTTacaaaaaaatttggtttcatcgcaAAAAAAATTCGTCTACGTCGCAAAAGTTcagtttcgtcgcaaaaagttcggttacatcgcaAAAAAGTTCGAtgtcgtcgcaaaaagttcgatTACGCCGTAATCTTTTCTCCTAACAGAACTTCTCTCTGAAAAACCTATATATTgaattcggttacgtcgcaattgtTTTCtcttaaccgaacttttctctgaaagaaaaaactccattaaagctgaatTCGGCTACCTGTGTTCTCAGAAACATTAGCCGAACAACATTTGCAGAtcagttcggctacctgttcttcagatatCATAGCCGAACTTTTTTAATcaaaccgaaatcaatttgtaatttgttcatttttaggagtgttttggccaattcaagcaccatAAACTAAATTTGGAGTATCCGTGAATACCCAAAATATCATATtcttgttgtggctcttaaagaaaaagatctaactttttttcttccaaaaccctcatcttcttcttctacctctcaataattattcttttgaaaaaaaaagaacttattaatttaatctcactgatcattaattaactcactaatcattacactaacttaatCAGAAAGGTTAAATTTTGTACTGAAATACATATTTGGATAAGCGGTGTTTCACTCTACTTCCAAATATCCACCCCAAAAAGAAATAGTAATCCCCACCAAAAGGTAGAGGTGAGCAACTGATGGGTGGGTGCGGATTTGGTACCACCCAAACCCAATCCATAAAAATGACGGTTTCTAAAAGTGCACCCGCGTCGAGTACATTACCCAATGGATATGATACCCGCAGGTGGGCCGATGAACCGGATGGATACATGTGGATTAGCGGATTCGGAATTACCATCACACATGAAAATATTGGAGTTATATACGGAGGCATAAACACTCTCAGAAAGGAGGAAACATAAAATGTTGTATTTATTGCAACCACTTTTTCTGTAGGTTCAATTCTCATGTTTAAATCTCAATTTTAAGTCATTCCACTGATTGCCTAAGCTTTGCACGACGATCTTACATTAGGATTTGTTAGTCTCCTCTAGGTCCAACAAgcatttttcaaaaacttaacGTGTGATTGACCTTGTGAGTGATAAAACCAACGCTTGATGGCCCGTCTCAAACCACCTTTCAAACACAACTTATAAGTCATATGATGATTCTGTGAAATCACACACAAAGCCTTGGTGGAGTTTTCACTGAGTTGGAAACTCCAAAAAATGGCCAGCCTGTTTTGTTTAATGAAGCAAAAATAAGAAAACCTGACAGAAAATAAGGGGAATTGCAGCTGGGGAAGTGGGAACAACTTTCTCTCCACTGAGTGTTAATTTGCAAGAAACAATatataaatatcaaaattatgcTCAGGGGCGGGTGTCCAGCGGATGAATGATCTATCACCCGTATCTAACCCATGGAAATGGCCAGTTTTAAAAATTCACCAACGTCTAATCCATCAACATGCAGGCTGGGTACCAACTCGTCAAAATTCGGATTGGACCGAATAAAATCCGCGGGTATGATTGTTTTGCTCACCCCTACCAAAATGGGGTAATGTCCAAAAAAACCGTTTTtttggaacgattttttggggaccaaccTTTTTTTGAGGGGAACATTGTTTTATTATGCCACCTTTCCtatatttataaggggtgtcctaaagatagaaaaatacacatttaccctttactctaatttaaattaaaactaacctaataagtatataaatctaatcatatatatatatatgtctaatctaaatgaatcatTAATCAAAATCTAAAGCAAAAACATCgaaaatcttttgtttttgaaaaaaaaactcttctcttcttcttctctctttccttgaagtTCTTTGTTTCATTCGTTTTTGATTGAGAAAATGGatcagaaatcatcaaaatatggttagaAATTATTTATAAAAAACCTAGTTTGCTAACCccacattctgaaaccaagaacacgaagaacacttcggttatcacgcaTTTATTTTTTCGcaaccgaactc comes from Papaver somniferum cultivar HN1 chromosome 7, ASM357369v1, whole genome shotgun sequence and encodes:
- the LOC113293944 gene encoding formin-like protein 20, with the translated sequence MEGEEGGDMPPFWLNNISTSNFNNRNRRRSSSASNFLTNSGFLIIILTIIALFLIFIVVPSFLSFTSQYVKPHLVKKNWDSLNIVLVFFAIICGFLSRRTADDIPASASGNGFSSLSSERVLAEEDEPIQQLHHQNHLRYRPMEADQPWIGYSNVNPMMYSSMDNLSNLSSASSNVTGGMRRNSSSYPDLRQESLWNPEPESRRFYDDINIDGYQYGGELNYLHRRHPSDPIPAPEPTEYRYGESNYLLHHNSASVPARVPESDDTKYFRDIKTIPVDTFVVRQQEVSLPEPPPVAEPTEKPPPQRSPEKTPLSPEKPPQPPRPSTAAETRRKERAERRAFRSIERREKPVEEKKDLETEKVQTQPLIPPPSPPPPPPPQPAEPSKSEQKSAKSERKRSTSAAKEIKNTFTSLYNQRKNKKKNKQKSKESFDDMFHQMFEEPASQSYVGPPPSPPPPPPPPPPPSSVFHQLFKKSSKTKKIHSDSVPPPAPPPPPAKPSRSSKRRVQNQDPSPPTPEITPQPVQSPPKRESSRRKKPSTAGKPPLPTSRSSNAYFPSDELYPNSGNQSPLIPMPPPPPPPPFKMSAMKFVVRGDFVRIRSRTSGNGSTESLDEAPSAQESPMDTPISTPRIMDNATDGESSIPSSPFCPSPDVDYKADSFIARFRAGLKNEI